A single window of Streptomyces aquilus DNA harbors:
- a CDS encoding 4Fe-4S dicluster domain-containing protein has protein sequence MPLAPQRADVPVTIDESKCIDGCTLCVDMCPLDSLAIDESSGKAYMHVDECWYCGPCAARCPTGAVTVNMPYLLR, from the coding sequence ATGCCCTTGGCGCCCCAGCGGGCCGACGTGCCCGTGACCATCGACGAGTCGAAGTGCATCGACGGCTGCACGCTCTGCGTCGACATGTGCCCGCTGGACTCCCTCGCCATCGACGAGAGCAGCGGCAAGGCCTACATGCACGTCGACGAGTGCTGGTACTGCGGCCCGTGCGCCGCCCGCTGTCCCACCGGAGCCGTCACGGTCAACATGCCCTATCTGCTCCGCTGA
- a CDS encoding GntR family transcriptional regulator translates to MPPSDRIRDHAGQGATTVAAHRARRRLRADQARQLADLLRHQLLSGGFEDGTLPHETTLATDYRASRNTVRQALDLLRAEGLVERLPGVGTVVVAQKYPHGLDRLMGLAETLREHGTVTNEVRTMGPAPAPHPVAERLHVPPGTDVLYIERLRRLNGLPLSLDLTYIPLDIGTALLGADLENTDVFRLLESITGQGLGHAEITLEAVNADAHSAAVLEAPRGAAVLMLERLTHLADGRPVDLEFIRFRGDRITMSGLLHRSL, encoded by the coding sequence ATGCCCCCTTCCGACCGCATCCGCGACCACGCCGGCCAGGGCGCGACCACCGTCGCCGCCCACCGCGCGCGGCGTCGGCTGCGCGCGGACCAGGCGCGGCAGCTCGCCGATCTCCTCCGTCACCAGCTCCTCTCCGGCGGCTTCGAGGACGGCACGCTCCCGCACGAGACGACCCTCGCCACCGACTACCGCGCCTCCCGCAACACGGTCCGCCAAGCTCTGGACCTGCTGCGCGCCGAAGGCCTCGTCGAACGCCTCCCCGGTGTCGGCACCGTGGTCGTCGCCCAGAAGTACCCCCACGGCCTCGACCGGCTGATGGGCCTCGCGGAGACCCTGCGCGAACACGGCACCGTCACCAACGAGGTCCGCACGATGGGCCCGGCCCCGGCACCGCACCCGGTCGCCGAACGCCTCCACGTCCCGCCCGGCACCGATGTCCTCTACATCGAACGCCTCCGCCGTCTCAACGGCCTCCCCCTCTCCCTCGACCTCACCTACATCCCGCTCGACATCGGCACCGCCCTGCTCGGCGCCGACCTGGAGAACACCGACGTCTTCCGGCTCCTGGAGTCGATCACCGGCCAGGGACTCGGCCACGCCGAGATCACCCTGGAGGCGGTGAACGCGGACGCCCACTCCGCCGCCGTACTCGAAGCCCCGCGCGGCGCGGCCGTCCTCATGCTGGAGCGCCTGACGCATCTCGCCGACGGCCGCCCCGTCGACCTGGAGTTCATCCGCTTCCGCGGCGACCGCATCACGATGAGCGGCCTGCTGCACCGGTCCCTCTGA
- a CDS encoding M56 family metallopeptidase — translation MTVCLLLLSAVALTAAVPVPRALTRADWPEREPVVALWVWQCLVATVLMCNLTALVLGAAAVFHTVRDHVFAPAPPAVTAAYDLSAAPVWATVLTLLLACGAAWTTAMLARELVEARRRRGRTRAHLRERAPELPGGLEKAARGPLLVLEDEYPDAWWMPGSPPQLVVTTGALHRLTDVQLDAVLTHERDHARAHHDWLLHLSTALATGFPRVPLFAYFCEQTHRLVELAADDTASRRCGHLTTALALIELNQHRGVLSCASSHRLLGERVDRLLQPRPRLGRRHRAVTATVAGLVPLVPLLIAFGPGLTALA, via the coding sequence ATGACTGTCTGCCTGCTCCTGCTGAGCGCCGTCGCCCTGACGGCCGCCGTTCCGGTGCCGCGCGCGCTGACCCGGGCCGACTGGCCCGAGCGGGAGCCCGTGGTCGCGCTGTGGGTGTGGCAGTGCCTGGTCGCCACCGTGCTGATGTGCAACCTGACCGCCCTGGTCCTGGGCGCGGCCGCCGTCTTCCACACGGTCCGCGACCATGTCTTCGCCCCGGCGCCGCCTGCCGTGACCGCCGCCTACGACCTGTCCGCCGCCCCGGTCTGGGCCACCGTCCTCACCCTGCTCCTGGCCTGCGGCGCCGCCTGGACGACGGCGATGCTGGCCCGCGAGCTGGTCGAGGCCCGCCGGCGTCGCGGCCGGACGAGGGCGCACCTGCGCGAGCGCGCCCCCGAGCTCCCCGGCGGACTGGAGAAGGCCGCGCGCGGCCCGCTGCTGGTCCTTGAGGACGAGTACCCCGACGCCTGGTGGATGCCGGGCAGCCCACCGCAACTGGTGGTGACGACCGGGGCGCTGCACCGCCTCACCGACGTACAGCTGGACGCCGTCCTCACCCATGAGCGCGACCACGCCCGCGCCCACCACGACTGGCTGCTGCACCTGTCGACGGCCCTGGCCACCGGCTTCCCCCGGGTCCCGCTCTTCGCCTACTTCTGCGAACAGACCCACCGTCTGGTGGAACTCGCCGCGGACGACACGGCCTCCCGCCGCTGCGGCCATCTGACGACCGCACTGGCCCTGATCGAGCTCAACCAGCACCGGGGAGTGCTGTCCTGCGCCTCCAGCCACCGGCTCCTGGGCGAGCGCGTGGACCGGCTGCTCCAGCCGCGCCCCCGGCTGGGCCGCCGGCATCGAGCGGTCACGGCCACGGTGGCGGGGCTGGTGCCGCTGGTGCCGCTGCTGATCGCTTTCGGGCCGGGACTGACCGCACTGGCGTGA
- the fahA gene encoding fumarylacetoacetase — protein MPPFDLPESDPFSPHNLPYGVFSAPGATDRTVGVRLGDHVLDAGAAALALGSPYASLLARPCLNPLLAAGRTTWSDVRRALTAWVTVPAHQSTVAEFLHPLSSVTLHLPFEVADYVDFYSSEHHARNVGRIFRPDAADSLTPNWKHLPIGYHGRSGTVVVSGTDVVRPSGQRKAPTDPAPVFGPSVRLDIEAEVGFVVGTPSPMGSPVALADFRDHVFGLCLLNDWSARDIQAWEYVPLGPFLGKSFATSVSAWVTPLDALEEARVAPPERTHELLPYLDDTGADAEPGGYDLRISVAVNGHVVSEPPFSSMYWTAAQQLAHLTVNGASLRTGDLYGSGTVSGPAERERGSLLELTWNGRDALELPDGKRTFLEDGDVVTLSAWAPGPDGVRVGLGEVAGRIVGQALG, from the coding sequence ATGCCCCCCTTCGATCTGCCCGAGAGCGACCCCTTCAGCCCGCACAACCTCCCCTACGGCGTCTTCTCCGCGCCCGGCGCCACCGACCGGACCGTCGGCGTCCGCCTCGGCGACCACGTCCTCGACGCGGGCGCGGCGGCCCTGGCACTCGGCTCGCCCTACGCCTCCCTCCTCGCCCGGCCCTGCCTGAACCCGCTGCTCGCGGCCGGCCGCACCACCTGGTCGGACGTCCGGCGCGCGCTGACGGCGTGGGTGACGGTGCCGGCCCATCAGTCCACCGTCGCGGAGTTCCTGCACCCCCTGTCGTCCGTGACCCTGCACCTCCCCTTCGAGGTCGCCGACTACGTCGACTTCTACTCCTCCGAGCACCACGCCCGGAACGTCGGCCGGATCTTCCGCCCCGACGCCGCGGACTCCCTCACCCCCAACTGGAAGCACCTCCCCATCGGCTACCACGGCCGCTCGGGCACGGTCGTGGTCTCCGGCACCGACGTCGTACGCCCCTCCGGGCAGCGCAAGGCCCCCACCGACCCGGCGCCGGTCTTCGGCCCCTCGGTGCGCCTGGACATCGAGGCGGAGGTCGGCTTCGTGGTCGGCACGCCGTCCCCCATGGGCTCCCCCGTGGCCCTGGCCGACTTCCGGGACCACGTGTTCGGCCTCTGCCTGCTCAACGACTGGTCGGCGCGTGACATCCAGGCCTGGGAGTACGTCCCCCTCGGCCCCTTCCTCGGCAAGTCCTTCGCCACCTCCGTGTCGGCCTGGGTCACCCCGCTCGACGCCCTGGAGGAGGCCCGGGTGGCCCCGCCCGAGCGGACGCACGAGCTGCTTCCGTACCTCGACGACACCGGCGCCGACGCCGAACCCGGCGGCTACGACCTCCGTATCTCCGTCGCCGTCAACGGCCACGTCGTCTCCGAACCCCCCTTCTCCTCCATGTACTGGACGGCCGCCCAGCAGTTGGCGCACCTGACGGTCAACGGGGCGTCCCTGCGCACCGGCGACCTCTACGGCTCCGGCACGGTGAGCGGCCCCGCGGAACGGGAGCGCGGCTCGCTGCTGGAGCTGACCTGGAACGGCCGGGACGCCCTCGAACTCCCGGACGGCAAGCGGACGTTCCTGGAGGACGGCGACGTGGTGACCCTGTCGGCGTGGGCCCCGGGACCGGACGGGGTGCGGGTCGGGCTGGGCGAGGTGGCGGGGCGGATCGTGGGGCAGGCCTTGGGATAG
- a CDS encoding ATP-grasp domain-containing protein: protein MPFEPDREVPGLIVKFGDYPLHHGGVGAIRSLGRLGVPMYAITEDRYTPAATSRYLEKAFVWPTTGTEEPERLVAGLLRIGRRIGRPAVLVPTDEEAAVLIAEHRVELGARFLVPPVERGLPRRLASKQGLHELCVEHGIPSPTAAFPESYDDIVAFADKARFPVVAKNREAFVRRTRPAVNGTTRIGTREGLLALARDWGERPAVILQEYLPREEAEDWIVHAYFDADSTPLAMFTGVKVRSWPPHAGMTANAYVVDNPELADLAARFIKQIGFTGIIDLDLRFDRRDGLYKLLDFNPRMGAQFRLFENESGVDVVRAMHLDLTGRSVPEGEQRAGHRYIVENIDLPALLAYRRSGYTTPHAPGRASGTELAWFAGDDPLPFLTMLARFVRPGAKHLYQLWRTNHRGAAAH from the coding sequence GTGCCGTTCGAGCCCGACAGAGAGGTACCGGGCTTGATCGTGAAGTTCGGCGACTATCCGCTGCACCACGGCGGGGTCGGCGCGATCCGCAGCCTGGGCCGTCTCGGCGTCCCGATGTATGCGATCACGGAGGACCGTTACACGCCCGCCGCCACGTCCCGTTACCTGGAGAAGGCCTTCGTCTGGCCGACGACGGGGACGGAGGAGCCGGAGCGTCTCGTCGCGGGCCTGCTCAGGATCGGCCGCAGGATCGGACGGCCGGCCGTCCTGGTGCCCACCGACGAGGAGGCCGCGGTGCTGATCGCCGAGCACCGCGTCGAACTCGGCGCCCGCTTCCTCGTGCCGCCCGTCGAGCGCGGCCTGCCGCGCCGGCTGGCCAGCAAGCAGGGGCTGCACGAACTCTGCGTGGAACACGGCATACCCAGCCCGACGGCCGCCTTCCCGGAGTCCTACGACGACATCGTCGCGTTCGCCGACAAGGCCCGCTTCCCGGTGGTGGCCAAGAACCGGGAAGCGTTCGTACGGCGCACCCGGCCGGCCGTGAACGGCACGACCCGGATCGGCACCCGGGAGGGGCTGCTCGCCCTGGCCCGTGACTGGGGCGAGCGGCCCGCGGTGATCCTCCAGGAGTACCTGCCGAGGGAGGAGGCCGAGGACTGGATCGTGCACGCCTACTTCGACGCGGACTCCACCCCGCTCGCGATGTTCACCGGCGTGAAGGTCCGCTCCTGGCCGCCGCACGCGGGAATGACGGCGAACGCGTACGTCGTCGACAATCCGGAACTCGCGGACCTCGCCGCGCGTTTCATCAAACAGATCGGCTTCACCGGAATCATCGACCTGGACCTGCGCTTCGACCGGCGCGACGGACTGTACAAGCTCCTCGACTTCAACCCCCGCATGGGCGCCCAGTTCCGGCTCTTCGAGAACGAGTCGGGGGTGGACGTCGTCCGCGCCATGCATCTGGATCTGACCGGCCGCTCCGTTCCGGAGGGGGAACAGCGGGCCGGGCACCGGTACATCGTGGAGAACATCGACCTGCCCGCCCTCCTCGCCTACCGCCGCAGCGGCTATACGACGCCGCACGCGCCGGGGCGGGCGAGCGGGACCGAGCTGGCCTGGTTCGCGGGTGACGACCCGCTGCCGTTCCTCACGATGCTCGCGCGCTTCGTACGACCGGGCGCGAAGCACCTGTATCAGCTGTGGCGGACCAACCACCGCGGCGCCGCCGCCCATTGA